CCGGGCTCGGACGCCGACCCCGATCCGGCCGACCTGACCCTGATCTTCAGCTCGCGGCACCACGCCGCCGTGCTTGGCAAGCTCTCGCAGGCGTTCCTCGAGCAGGGCCGCACCCGGCACGTCCTGGGCTGCACCGGCGAGTCGATCGTCGGCGACGAGCAGGAGGTCGAAAACAAGCCGGCGCTCGCCGTCTGGTCGCTGCACCACTCGGCCGCCGAGATCCAGGCCGTGCGGTTCGACCCCGGCGGCGGCTCGCTCAGGCAGTCGCTGGCGTCGCTTGAAAAGCCTTCCGAGTCGACCCTGATCCTCTTAGCCGACCCCTTCACGTTCGGCGTCAACGACCTCCTCAAGATCGCCAACGAGGACCTCGTCGGGCTGAAGATCCTGGGCGGGATGGCCAGCGCGGGCAACGAGCCCGGCTCGAACCGGCTCCTGCTCGACGGCGAGGCGTTCACCGACGGCGCCGTCGCGCTGAGGATCTCGGGGCCGATCGCCGTCCGGACGGTCGTCAGCCAGGGCTGCCGGCCCATCGGCCGCACCCTGCTCGTCACCAAGGCCGAGCAGAACATCATCCGCGAGCTGGGCCGCCGTCCGGCCCTGGAGGCGCTCCGCGAAATCTTCCGCGACCTGCCCGAGGAGGACGTCGACAAGGTGAAGGAAGGCCTGCACATCGGCCGGGTCATCAACGAGTACCAGGAGTCGTTCCACCGCGGCGACTTCCTCGTCCGCAACGTCGTGGGGGCGGAGGAGTCGGGAGCGATCCAGATCAACGACCTGATCCGCGTCGGCCAGACCGTCCAGTTCCACGTCCGCGACGCCGAGACCGCCGACGAGGACCTGCGCGAGAGCCTCGCCCGCCGGCCCAAGGGGGACGAGGGGGGGACGGTCCCGGTGGGGGCCCTGCTCTTCTCGTGCAACGGCCGGGGCACGCGGCTGTTCGACGTGCCGAACCACGACGTCGCGACGATCCGCGAGGTCCTCGGCCCGATCCCGGTCGCGGGCTTCTTCGCCATGGGCGAGCTGGGCCCGATCGGCGGCCAGAACTTCATGCACGGCTTCACCGCCAGCGTCGCCGTGTTCGAGCAGCCCGTCGCCTGAACCCGTCCTGGCGATTCGTCATCGCGGACGAGAACCCTCGACGATCGGCGGGGTCCACCCCGCAGGGGGGGAAAGCGGACTCAGCGGTACCGGGCCCCAGGGATGCGCCGCAGCCTGCTCGAATTCGCGCGACAGGAATTCGTGCCATCGCGCCATCCTCAAACTCGCAGGATTCCACTCGGCTTCTTCCCGAAACCCCTTCGCGAGGACCGCATGGCCCCCGGCGACCGCACGGTAATTGGCGGATCGCCCCGCGGTAATTCGCTTCCACCGATCGGTGGCGACGAAGATGACGATGGCCGCCACCTCGACGGCGAGGACCATGCGAAAAACGGTGATCCGAACGCGAATCCGGCGCATCCATCCCCCCCTCGCGAAGTCCGAACGGAGGCGTAAGCGTAGCCATCCGATCGTACCCTCGGACGGGCCTCTGCGCCACCGGCGGACCGCGCCGGCCCTTGCCGACCCCGGTCGATTCTGCCATGATCGACCGGCCTGGCGGCCCCGCCCCGCGACCCGGGGCGACGCGGCCCCCGGCCGAGATCCAGCGTCCCGGGCGCGCGACCCCAAGTCGCCGCGGCGGGCGGTCACCACGAGTCCACGTCAGGAGAGAGTTTCATGGCGAGCCCGAAAGCCGAGGCTCCGGCGGGTGGAGAGAAGATCACGATCCGGGACGGAAAGCTGACCGTCCCGGACTCCCCGATCATCCCGTTCATCGAGGGCGACGGCACCGGCCCGGACATCTGGCGCGCCAGCGTCCGCGTCTTCGACGCGGCGGTGGAGAAGGCGTACGGCGGCAAGAAGCAGATCAAGTGGATGGAGGTCTACGCCGGCGGCAAGGCCCACTCCCTGCTCAACACCTGGCTCCCCGACGAGACCGTCGAGGCCTTCCGCGAGTACCTGGTCGGCATCAAGGGGCCGCTCACCACGCCCATCGGCGGCGGCATCCGCTCGCTCAACGTGGCCCTCCGGCAGCTCCTCGACCTCTACGTCTGCCTCCGCCCGGTGCGCTGGTTCAAGGGCGTCCCCTCGCCCGTGAAGCACCCCGAGAAGGTCGACATGGTGATCTTCCGCGAGAACACCGAGGACGTGTACTCCGGGGTCGAGTTCGAGGCCGGCTCGGCCGACGTCAAGAAGCTCCTCGACTTCATCAAGGCGGAGTTCCCCTCCGCGTACAAGAAGATCCGCTTCCCCGAGACCTCGGGCGTCGGCATCAAGCCGGTCTCCAGCGAGGGGAGCGAGCGGCTCATCCGGTCGGCCATCGAATACGCGATCGCCAACGGCCGAAAGAGCCTCACGCTCGTCCACAAGGGGAACATCATGAAGTTCACCGAGGGGGCGTTCCGCAACTACGGATACGCCCTCGCCGAGCGAGAGTTCGCCGGGCAGACCTACACCTGGGACCAGTGGGAGCGGACCAAGGCCGCCCAGGGCGAGGCCGCGGCCAACGCCGAGCAGAAGGCGGCGCTCGACTCGGGCAAGATCCTGATCAAGGACGCCATCGCCGACATCGTGCTCCAGCAGGTCCTCACCCGGCCGACCGACTTCGACGTCATCGCCACGATGAACCTCAACGGCGACTACCTCTCCGACGCCCTGGCCGCCCAGGTCGGCGGCATCGGCATCGCTCCGGGCGGCAACATCAACTACCTCACCGGCCACGCCGTGTTCGAGGCCACCCACGGCACGGCCCCCAAGTACGCCGACCTCGACCAGGTGAATCCCGGCTCGGTCGTCCTCTCGGGCGAGATGATGTTCCGCTACATGGGCTGGACCGAGGCGGCCGACCTGATCATCAAGGGCATGGACGGCGCGATCGACCAGAAGACCGTCACCTACGACTTCGCCCGCCTCATGGACGGCGCGAAGCAGGTCAAGTGCAGCGAGTTCGCCACGGCGGTCATCTCCAAGATGTGAGCCTCGGCCAGGGCGGGGGCGTGCGGCGACGGGCGCCCCCCGGCCCGACTCGGAGACGCCGGCGATCATGCGCGTGACCCTCGTCACCGAAACCTTCCCGCCCCAGGTCAACGGCGTCTCGCGCACCCTCGGCGAGCTGGCGAGGCGACTGGGCGAGCGCGGCGACGCCGTCCAGCTCGTCTACCCCGACTACGGCGACCGCCCCGACCCGCCCCACGCCTGCCGGGTGGGGTCGATCAGCCTTCCTTTCTACAAGGAGCTGCGGCTCCCCCTGCCCCCCTTCGGCCGGACCCACCGCGCGATCGACGCCTTCCGGCCCGACGTCGTCCACGTCGCGACCGAGGCCTTCCTGGGCCTCAGCGTGCTCCGCCACGCCTCCCGCCGCTCGATCCCGATCGTCTCCAGCTTCCACACCAACTTCGACCAGTACAGCCATCATTACGGCGTCGGCTGGGCGCGCTCGCTGATCTGGCGCTATCTCCGCTGGTTCCACAACCGGACGCTGGAAACCTACGTCCCCTCGCGCACGACCATCGCCCAGCTCGAAGGCCGGGGCTTCGATCGCCTCGTGCTCTGGCCCCGCGGCGTCGATTGCACGTTCTTTCGTCCCGACCGGCCGGGCCGGACCGCCGTGCGCGAGACTTACGGTTGGAGCCCCGACGACGTCGTCCTGACCTACGTCAGCCGGATCGCGCCCGAGAAAAACGTCGCTTACCTCGCCGAGGCCTTCGCCCTCGTCGCGGCCCGCCGCCCGGACGTCCGCATCCTGTTCGTCGGCGACGGCCCCTCGCGCGGGGACCTGGAGGCGCGAATGGGCGGCATCGCCCGTTTCGCCGGCTACCGCGTGGGCGACGAGCTGGCCGACCACTACGCGGCCGGCGACGTCTTCGCGTTCACCAGCACGACCGAGACGTTCGGCAACGTGGTCCTGGAGGCGATGGCCTCGGGCCTCCCCGTCGTCGCGCTCCGCGCGGGGGGCGTGGGCGAGATCGTCCGCGACGACGACACCGGCCTGCTCGTCGACCCCGAGGCGCCGCCGCAGGTCTTCGCCGAGGCGCTGATCAAACTCGTCGACCAGGACCAGCTTCGCGGCCGGCTGGCCCGGTCCGCCCGGTCGTACGCCGAATCCCAGAGCTGGGACGCGATCATGGACGGCCTCCGCGATCGCTACGCGGGCGTCATCGCCCAGGGCCGGGACCTCCGCGAGCCGGCCCCGACAGCTCCCTGAGCGGACCGGCCGTCCCGGGGCCGTCGAAGTTCTCGAACGCGGCGTAGCGATCTTTCGCCACCCACAGTCCCAGGCCGTTCGCGCTCGGGACGAGCCGCGAGGGCAGGTAGTTCTCGAACAGGAACGACCGCAGCGCGGGGAACGGCGGGTAGCCGGCGAAAATCAGGGCCGGCCGCTTCGCACGCAGGTCGGCCATGATCTCGGCCACCCGTGGCGTGATCAGGGGATGATCGCGGTCGGCGTAATCGCGCAAGAGGTTGTCCGTGAACAGGTGCCGGCTCGCTCCGTCGAGCTGGCCGTAGAAGAAGAGCGGACTCTGCCATCCCCAGATGTAGAGCCTCGGGTCGTCGAACACCCCCTTGCGACGGCCCAGCTCCTTGCCGAGCGCCCGCAGGACGACCCACTGGCCCCCCCCCTTGTAGCGGACCGTCAAATCCTGCGGCGGACGGAGCAGGTAGTCGCGGACCTGCAGGAACGTCGTCCCGAGCGTCGCCGCGACGATCGCGACGGCCCCGGCCAGCTCGACGATCCGGCCCCTGCCGCCCAGGGCCGCGAAGCTGTCCCCCGCCGTGATCGCCAGGACGAGCGCCAGGCCGGGCGTCGGCAGCAGGTAGTAGTGCGGCCAGTACATGCCGGGGAGGACGACCTCGGCGATCGCCGCGACGGTCCATCCCGCGACCAGCCGGCGCTTCGGCGAGGTCGTCGGCGCGAAGGCGACGTGCGCCAGGCAGGCAGGCGTCATCAGCCAGAGGGGCCAGCTCCCCCGCCCCCACCAGACCAGGTAGTCGGTCTTGCCGAATGGCCAGGGGAGCGTCCCCTGGGGGTCGGCGTTCCCGGTGAGCCAGCGGATCCAGGCCGTGGGGGCGCCCGGCTCGGGCGCGACGTCCGTCGCCATCGCCCGACCGAAGCGGACGATGTCGTCGTAGGCCGACGTCCCCGCCCCCTGCACCAGCAGCACCCCCGCCGCCGCCGCCAGCGTGAAGCCGAGGCCGAGCCCCAGCCAGCCGACGGCCTTGATCCGATCCCGTGTCGGCCGGATCGCCAGCGCCGCGACGTACACGGCCAACGGCAGGACCGCCACCTGCTTCACCAGCGTCGCCGCCCCCAGCGCCGCCCCTGCGAGCGCGAAAGGCCAGGCATTCCCCCGATCCCAGCCCAGGACCATCAGCCCGAGCGAGGCGACCGAGAAGAAGTTCATGAGGTGTTCGAGGTTCGAGCCGTTGCCGAACAGGTAGGGATCGGTGCTGAGGATCGCATACAGGAAGGCCGCCAGCCCGCCGGCGACGGGCCCGGAGAGACTCACGCCGATCCACCAGACGATCGCGATCGTCGCCAGGATGTAGGGGATCGGGAAGAGGCGGATCGCCGTTTCGGAGTAGCCGAATAGGGCGATCGGCGTCGCGTACAGCCAGTAACCGAGCGGCGGCTTGTTCTCGGTCAAGTCGCGATACAGGACGTCTCCCGCCAGGATCCGCCGCCCCATGTGGGCGTAGATCGCCTCGTCGCAGTCGAGCGGCTCCGACGGACCCGTCGCCGTCGGCCAGGCCCGCAGCCCGGTCGCCTCGACGACCGTCGGCGCGAAGGTGTAGGCGCGATACCAGACGTCGAAGATCAGGACGGCGATCAGGAGCAGGATCGATTTGCGCATCGCGCGGGGGTCCCTACCGGACGCGGAAGAGGCGGACGGGATACAGCGAGCCTCGCGGCGATCGATACAGCTCCTTGGCCTGCGACAGCCCGAGCGACGTCCGGACTTGCTCCAGGTACGGGCCCCAGGTCTCGGGGTCGACGTGCTCGGGCGGTTCGAACGAGCCCCAGAGGATGTGCGTCACCCCGTACTGCCGCGCGACCTCCTCGATCCTCGCCGCGCTGTAGTTGCGGGGCATCAAGACCGTGGGCCGGTCGGAGGCGACGCGCATCTCCCATGGGAACCAGGTCATGACGCGCGCGTCGGGAGGGACGGCGTCCGGATGGCCCTTGATCCAGTCGCCCGCCTCGCGGAGCGCGGGCCAGTGGAGCTGATAGGGCCTGGCGAACCACGAGGCGTCGTAAGCCCACGTCGGATCGGCCCAGAGGAGCGCGACGTAGGTCGCGGCCAACCAGATGTAGGCCCGACGGTCGACCTTCCAGCGGTCGACGCATGCCAGGACGCCCGCCGCGGCCGTCGGGATCATCACCAGGTAGGCGGGCAGGTAATACCGACCGAGCTGCGCGACCTGCGTGACGTCGGCGATGCTCTTGATCGTCGCCGCGACGAAGACGACGAAGATCGTCGCCGAGAGCCAGTCGACGTCCCTGCCCGGCTCGTCGCGACCGCCCTTCCGCAGCCGGTAGAGGTAGCCCGCCGCGACCGGCAGGCCGACGATCATCGTCGAGTAGACGGCGATGATGATCAGCGACTTGACCTTCACGCGGACGATCTCGGGCGCGTTCGCGCGAGTGTAGAACTGCTCGGGCCTCGTGTTCCCCTGCTCGTAGTGGTGCACGGTCCACGAGAAGTTGTACTCGAACAGGTTCGTGTACGAGTAGAACGGCCGCCCGTACTCGCGCATCGTCGCCAGCGCCCAGGGCGCGATCACGGACAGGAGGAGGCCCGCCCATAGCACGATGTAAAGCGGTCGCCGACGCAACCGGACCAGCGCGTTCAACCCCGAGGCCAGCGCCAGCGCGAGCCCCGTGTTCCGCGCCAGGATGGCGAGCCCGCCGCAGACGCCGGCCGCGAGCGTCCAGCCGAGCGTCGCCCCGGTCCTCGCGCTGTTCCAGACCTCGGCGATCGTCCAGACGGCCAGGATCGCCGTGAGCGCGACGAGGCTCTCGCGGAGCACGAAGCCCGCATAGATCGCGTGGACCGGGAGAACGGCGAGGATCGCGATCGACGCGAGCGCGACCTCAGGCCCGAACCGACGGCGGGCCAGGCCGTAGAGCGCCGGGAAGGCGAGCAGGTTGACGACGAAGCTCGTCCCTTTGGCCGCCGCGACCGTCGCGTCGAACGACGCCCCCGGCGCGACGCCGACCAGCCGATAGACCGCCGCGCGGACGTAGGCGTCGAGCGGCGTGGCCCAGTCGTCGAGGACCCCCTGATTGCTGCGGATCCGCGGATAGTCGTTGAAGAAGCTCTCGACGTAGTGCTTGACCGGCCCCTCGCCGCGGTAGACCGACGTCGCGACCTCCAGGTAATGGCTGCTGTCGCCCGGCACGAGCGGGACGTTGCCGCCGCAGATCCAGGCCGCCGCGCGGATGACGTATCCGACCCAGAAGATCGCCAGCGCCCAGCGCGCCTCGCGCCCCAGCCGGGGGGACGCGATCAGCCCGAGCGCCGCCGCGGCGGTCGCGATCGCCAGGTGCCAGCGCACGAGGACGAGCTGCGACGGCCGCCGGACGCGGGCCAGCATCGGGACCTCGTAGAACTGGTGGGCGACGAAGTCGAACGCGGGCTCGACCCAGCCGAACGACCGGTCGGCCCAGGCTCCCACGACGATCAGGGCGATCAGCCCGAACCCCGCCCCGACGCGGCGGGTCGATGAGCCGTCCATCAAGGCTTGGCCGCCTTGAGCATGGCTTCACGCCGGGCCTTGAACTCGCTGTCGGGCTTCCATTCGGGCCAGCGGTCGCCGTCGGCCACGCGGACGCCGACCTCCAGCATCAGCCGGGCGTCCTCGACGGCCCCGGTGAGGTCCCAGTCGGGTTTGATCTGGTCGCTGGGCTTGTGGTAGTCGTTCTTGGTGTACTCGTCCTGCTTCTGCTGGCCGTAGCCCGGCGCCTTGCCGATGTAGTCGCGGCCCCCCTCGGGATCGAGCGCGGGGACCCCCTTCTTGGCGAACTCGAAGTGGTCGGAGCGGTAGTACGCCCCCTTCTCGGGCTCGGCGTCGGGCTTGACGACCCGGCCTTTCGCCCCGGCCAGCTCGATCAGCAGGTCGTCGAGGTTCGACTGGCCCATGCCGATGCTGATCACGTCCTTGGTCGGGCCCCAGGCGTTGATGCCGTCGATGTTGATGTTCGCCAGCGTCTTGTCGAGAGGATAGAGCGGATGGCCCGCGTAGTACTTCGAGCCTAGTAGGCCCTTCTCCTCGGCGGTGACGAACAGGAAGAGGGTCGACCGCCTGGGCGGCGGGGCGAGTTTGGTGATGCCCTCGGCGATCTCCAGCACGGTCGCCACCCCCGAGGCGTTGTCGATCGCGCCGTTGTAGATCGGGTCGCCCTCGGCCTTGGCGTCGCGGCCGAGGTGGTCCCAGTGGGCCGTGTAGACGACGTACTGGTCCTTGAGCGCCGGGTCGGCGCCCTCGACCTTGGCGACGAGGTTCCGCGACTGGACCTTGCGCAGGCTCGTCTTGATGGTGAACTCGGCCTTGGCGTTGAGCGGGACGGGCTGGAACGCCCGGTCGAGCGCGGCCTTCTTGAGCGCCGCGAGGTCCTGGCCGCAGGCCTGCAGCAGCTTGCCGGCCGTCTCGACGTCGACCCAGCCCTCGACCGCCGATCGGGGCGGGACGCCCTCCTGCGGGGGCTCGTCGATGCCGAAGTTCTCGCGGCTCCAGCTCC
The DNA window shown above is from Paludisphaera mucosa and carries:
- a CDS encoding FIST signal transduction protein, whose translation is MKCVSALSTARSASTAFHQILERLDAEPGSDADPDPADLTLIFSSRHHAAVLGKLSQAFLEQGRTRHVLGCTGESIVGDEQEVENKPALAVWSLHHSAAEIQAVRFDPGGGSLRQSLASLEKPSESTLILLADPFTFGVNDLLKIANEDLVGLKILGGMASAGNEPGSNRLLLDGEAFTDGAVALRISGPIAVRTVVSQGCRPIGRTLLVTKAEQNIIRELGRRPALEALREIFRDLPEEDVDKVKEGLHIGRVINEYQESFHRGDFLVRNVVGAEESGAIQINDLIRVGQTVQFHVRDAETADEDLRESLARRPKGDEGGTVPVGALLFSCNGRGTRLFDVPNHDVATIREVLGPIPVAGFFAMGELGPIGGQNFMHGFTASVAVFEQPVA
- the icd gene encoding NADP-dependent isocitrate dehydrogenase, whose translation is MASPKAEAPAGGEKITIRDGKLTVPDSPIIPFIEGDGTGPDIWRASVRVFDAAVEKAYGGKKQIKWMEVYAGGKAHSLLNTWLPDETVEAFREYLVGIKGPLTTPIGGGIRSLNVALRQLLDLYVCLRPVRWFKGVPSPVKHPEKVDMVIFRENTEDVYSGVEFEAGSADVKKLLDFIKAEFPSAYKKIRFPETSGVGIKPVSSEGSERLIRSAIEYAIANGRKSLTLVHKGNIMKFTEGAFRNYGYALAEREFAGQTYTWDQWERTKAAQGEAAANAEQKAALDSGKILIKDAIADIVLQQVLTRPTDFDVIATMNLNGDYLSDALAAQVGGIGIAPGGNINYLTGHAVFEATHGTAPKYADLDQVNPGSVVLSGEMMFRYMGWTEAADLIIKGMDGAIDQKTVTYDFARLMDGAKQVKCSEFATAVISKM
- a CDS encoding glycosyltransferase family 4 protein, giving the protein MRVTLVTETFPPQVNGVSRTLGELARRLGERGDAVQLVYPDYGDRPDPPHACRVGSISLPFYKELRLPLPPFGRTHRAIDAFRPDVVHVATEAFLGLSVLRHASRRSIPIVSSFHTNFDQYSHHYGVGWARSLIWRYLRWFHNRTLETYVPSRTTIAQLEGRGFDRLVLWPRGVDCTFFRPDRPGRTAVRETYGWSPDDVVLTYVSRIAPEKNVAYLAEAFALVAARRPDVRILFVGDGPSRGDLEARMGGIARFAGYRVGDELADHYAAGDVFAFTSTTETFGNVVLEAMASGLPVVALRAGGVGEIVRDDDTGLLVDPEAPPQVFAEALIKLVDQDQLRGRLARSARSYAESQSWDAIMDGLRDRYAGVIAQGRDLREPAPTAP
- a CDS encoding ArnT family glycosyltransferase — protein: MRKSILLLIAVLIFDVWYRAYTFAPTVVEATGLRAWPTATGPSEPLDCDEAIYAHMGRRILAGDVLYRDLTENKPPLGYWLYATPIALFGYSETAIRLFPIPYILATIAIVWWIGVSLSGPVAGGLAAFLYAILSTDPYLFGNGSNLEHLMNFFSVASLGLMVLGWDRGNAWPFALAGAALGAATLVKQVAVLPLAVYVAALAIRPTRDRIKAVGWLGLGLGFTLAAAAGVLLVQGAGTSAYDDIVRFGRAMATDVAPEPGAPTAWIRWLTGNADPQGTLPWPFGKTDYLVWWGRGSWPLWLMTPACLAHVAFAPTTSPKRRLVAGWTVAAIAEVVLPGMYWPHYYLLPTPGLALVLAITAGDSFAALGGRGRIVELAGAVAIVAATLGTTFLQVRDYLLRPPQDLTVRYKGGGQWVVLRALGKELGRRKGVFDDPRLYIWGWQSPLFFYGQLDGASRHLFTDNLLRDYADRDHPLITPRVAEIMADLRAKRPALIFAGYPPFPALRSFLFENYLPSRLVPSANGLGLWVAKDRYAAFENFDGPGTAGPLRELSGPARGGPGPGR
- a CDS encoding ArnT family glycosyltransferase, with protein sequence MDGSSTRRVGAGFGLIALIVVGAWADRSFGWVEPAFDFVAHQFYEVPMLARVRRPSQLVLVRWHLAIATAAAALGLIASPRLGREARWALAIFWVGYVIRAAAWICGGNVPLVPGDSSHYLEVATSVYRGEGPVKHYVESFFNDYPRIRSNQGVLDDWATPLDAYVRAAVYRLVGVAPGASFDATVAAAKGTSFVVNLLAFPALYGLARRRFGPEVALASIAILAVLPVHAIYAGFVLRESLVALTAILAVWTIAEVWNSARTGATLGWTLAAGVCGGLAILARNTGLALALASGLNALVRLRRRPLYIVLWAGLLLSVIAPWALATMREYGRPFYSYTNLFEYNFSWTVHHYEQGNTRPEQFYTRANAPEIVRVKVKSLIIIAVYSTMIVGLPVAAGYLYRLRKGGRDEPGRDVDWLSATIFVVFVAATIKSIADVTQVAQLGRYYLPAYLVMIPTAAAGVLACVDRWKVDRRAYIWLAATYVALLWADPTWAYDASWFARPYQLHWPALREAGDWIKGHPDAVPPDARVMTWFPWEMRVASDRPTVLMPRNYSAARIEEVARQYGVTHILWGSFEPPEHVDPETWGPYLEQVRTSLGLSQAKELYRSPRGSLYPVRLFRVR
- a CDS encoding M28 family metallopeptidase, coding for MRFHVGGALAIAAVVLGLSVAAAADDRLKPALEAIQPDGILKRIGVLASDEFEGRGPGTPGEEKTAAYLVEQLKAMGLKPGNPDGTYEQAVPLVGFQATEVRGAFHAPNGELGLEFPKNFVAVSRRLAPEVKVENSDAVFVGYGVVAPEYGWDDYKGVDLRGKTLIMLVNDPAVPDPKDPNALDPAMFKGKAMTYYGRWTYKYEIAAEKGAAAAILIHEEGPAGYPFSVVQGSWSRENFGIDEPPQEGVPPRSAVEGWVDVETAGKLLQACGQDLAALKKAALDRAFQPVPLNAKAEFTIKTSLRKVQSRNLVAKVEGADPALKDQYVVYTAHWDHLGRDAKAEGDPIYNGAIDNASGVATVLEIAEGITKLAPPPRRSTLFLFVTAEEKGLLGSKYYAGHPLYPLDKTLANINIDGINAWGPTKDVISIGMGQSNLDDLLIELAGAKGRVVKPDAEPEKGAYYRSDHFEFAKKGVPALDPEGGRDYIGKAPGYGQQKQDEYTKNDYHKPSDQIKPDWDLTGAVEDARLMLEVGVRVADGDRWPEWKPDSEFKARREAMLKAAKP